Part of the Danaus plexippus chromosome 23, MEX_DaPlex, whole genome shotgun sequence genome is shown below.
TGTCTTCCTCCGCGTCTTCGTATCGAGATTTTCTCCTTTCCGTTGTATTAAATATCGACTTTATAAACTTGGCCATATCAGCACTGATTTGTTATTCAATACCTAACACTACTTCGtcatgattaatatttatctaaaagtAAAGAgcattataatgataatttgttttttatactgtgtgttttaataatgtcCTTATGAATACGGAAAttctaataacttaaatatggACTATATTAGAGCCAGAAAtagttcaattaaaataacttacagTGTCAATAAAATCCAATTTATATTTGCTTGATTATTTGTTATGAACTCTTGCAAATATCGATATAGCAGTCtactaagttaatatttttcctaacCAGCTTTAAAGTCGAGTTAGATAGATATGACTCTGTATTGTGTAttgtaactaaattattaaaccacCAAAGTACACAAGCACTGGAGCACTAATCAAATGCCATTATTACCAATTGCTTTCACctgataacatttattaacagTAAAACGAGCGAGACTAAGTGCAGATTGTCAAACACTGCAGTAGTATTTACCATTACGACTGATAAGATATAATGATAAGTGTATTATGATAATgatttagattaaaaatattattatgataaaacagattaaaaatataacgataaCGAATTAGATTATTGTCATGCAATTGTTTGTTACtgcaaattaaaatgtttcatacaCATCGaacaaatgtaaattaaaaataataataataaacactaGGTACTTAGTAAAGAaagttaactaaaataaataataaggaacAACGAAATTGACACGAGTATCTGTGGTGAGGAATTTAGattcttgtatattatacaaaataaattaaagacatgcaagaaaaaaaattaaaatcttgttATCTTTCTAAGAAATTAGTTTCTAActcaatgagatctaagattttagaTTAGTTTCTAACTCTCTTAAATCATCTCAgcctgtaattatttttaatttacttggtctatacctaaaaatattaaaatatacttgtttattgGAACATCGACAAGACCTTGACactaaatctaaaatatgtaaacatactagaaagtaaaactatttactgtAACGGTAACTTTATTCACAAGTCCTTTATGAATTAAGAAACGATATTTTGAGttacgtaataattatattacaattttatagaggagatttgtgttaaatttattctacttTTGATATGTTATTGTGATCCAATTTCGATGGGTGAAAAAACTAGTGCGTTAGATAAATTAAGGCGGGACggtaacatataataaaataatataagaaaattgacAGAAGTAAAAAAAGTCTTGaccagtgtttttttttttaatttataactaataaaacaaGGACAACGTCAATCGTAATCTGCCGATTACCGgaaactaaaattatcaaaatcaaaatggTCTGCAGACTATAAAGATTATAGTGCAATTTTTCTCTTTCCCACTATATCTCTCTCTCACTTCTTTTCATCCTTATCACACGACGCTGTATTCCCAGTCCGAGTTCGCTATTTACACCGTCACACTACACACGGTGatttaacagtttttcattcataaatctttaaatattatagtattaacgtaagctattgaatgaaatttttttaacgcaCCGTATGTAGTGTGTCGATGAGAAACTTGGAGTAAGCATATTGCATCCCATAACATTGTCGTCGTTGCAAATATGAAGTATCTGTAAACCTCCTTACATTCCTCCTAAGTTACATTAATCCAACGTTCGGGAAaaatgatatacatatttcaaaatttgtaaACTTGCATTTCTATATGACGAATTGTGACAGTATTCACCTAATTTCTTGTAGTTAATACCTTTTTTAGTAGTTTTATACCTACAGAAATCTCTTTGGAAGTTAAAAAGACACTCAcatcaaaatacatatttcgcTCTTACCTAAAATCTGTATAGATTGaactataatgaaaaaaaaattgttaaagtgtttaaataaaattgaattgtcttttataatatggaaATATCCTTTTTTTACAACGTGCAtatgaacataatatatatacgccaaaataacatttttaacttgcttttattagcttcacctatatgtttgtatgtttgtatgtttgtaaccgactCCTTTGAGCTCGATTTTGCCATACTTTGACCGAtcagatttaattgaaactttgcACACCTGTCAAAGACCAATGACAATGCAAtaattcgattaaaaaatCCGATTATCCCAATTAGATTCGCCAggattaattaattcctttcCGCATCCTTTGCATGCGAGTAAGAGAGATAGAGCTAGTGTGCGAACTACGCATGCGTAGTTAATAACTACACATTAATGTCTCGCCCGGTtcatgttcttaaaaataatagtttaaaaaactaaaaaaatcacGCGTTTATGGAAAACCCAACGAAAAAATTCaactaaaaaatgaaaataaataatagtttaaaaaaactaaaaaaacacgcttttatagaaaatccaactaaaaaacagaaaataaaatttaataaatttagattaagaatagtgtaaataaaaaataaatgtacattattgtaaaaaagcgtggggtgcatagtgtcaatagttataaacatttaattgacaGATGAGTAGAATGATctttactttgataatatcataaaaaaggaCTGTAaatgcaccccacgcttttttacaataatgtacatttattttttatttacactattcttaatctaaatttattaaattttattttctgttttttagttggattttttataaaagcgtgttttcttagtttttttaaactattttttttttcacaatttttgtCGGACTGCCCGTCTGTTTGTTCCAGCTAATCCCTGAAAGGACTGGATCGATTTTGACTTTAATTGATAGGTActgatgaaataaatagtaactTAGGCTACTTTTATCCGGATCACGACATTACGCGTTGAGGGAGGCTGTTCGTATGGGgcttaaattatttccaagTTTTTTCGCGAGTCGCGAGTTACAGctagtataaaataacatcccattctaaaatatttgttgacacCTAAACTTTCTTAACGTCAACATTATTATCTTGATATATATCCAGTAGATGGCGCTAACCtaaggtaatatttttgatacacAGCTTACGAAAGTACGAACCTCAATTAATAGATACCcgtgttagaaataaaaacgcAAGGAATTTTAGGCTTACATTATTTAAGTGATAACTTCTTATGAGATGATAAACCGTTTCGTAACGGCGCCACTGAGTCTAATGTCTTACGTATACGACATCAGTATTACGTGTGGGCGGCAAAAgtgtttaaagtaataagaaatatattaataatcaaattatcaagtaaatgtttataaaatataagtaacccacatttttataagttatactaTCTATATTAAACAGTTTAAGTTATCAGCTCTGTCCAACGTCGCGAGACgcataaatttgttttttttttttttttttctctcacTTCTTTAACCTCtacgaataaatatatttctaagctCTGCAAAATATGCTTCTGATTATACAATTActtcttaattttatgtgaatctatttcttctaaaaaactatccaataaattaagtaagttCGCTAGTATTTACGGCACGATGCTAGTTACAATCTATTACTAACGCCATCTGTTGTCAAAAACAAGTACCTATACCTAGGTCTACTCTCACTAATGTTTGCATGAATattgttaagttaaaaatgtttactttgatataatattattctgaatTACAACGAAttcgtatatatttcaatgaaccATCTCTTTTTttcagtataaaaattaataataattacctcACCGCCATTCAGCCTGGATGGAGAAAGGTGAAACGTAAATACAAAATCTTAGTCTGGTTTGATGCTGAGTCATTctcaacatatttatattagtctTCATTATTTGTTCTATATTCCTACactaaagaatatttttttgtaagtcaATGTACTAACTACTACAAACAATGGGCTCATTTGAACATTGCAACGAGTTTCCAAACAtagattttcaaattttttcatttatataaagaatttacaatatatatgtatatgttgaTACAATTATttgctaatatatatttaagataaactgGAAATTCATTGTCTTTAGTAGATATAAGTGTATGTCATCTTGAGCCGCTGAAAGTGTTTTCCTGTAGTTGTTAGAGAAGAAGAAATGATTTGGTGATAACAAAATGGCTGTTACATGtagttgaaaattatataaatattcataaaggatattaaaaatatggaaatattaaaaatatttatattcttaatactaaaaactttacaatattaataggCAACTTTTTACACTAATTACTCCGTAACATACAACTAGCGACATTAAACATAAtagctatatattaaaacaataaacatatctataatacaaatattttatgaatacatgAGGCAAGAAACTATGACATCCGTTGATAGAATAAAATGCACATCACATGAAAAtcatgaaatgaaaaaaaaaatatataaaaactatttgaacAGTTATCTGTCAAAGTACTGgcaattaaaaaactacaagTGATATTATACTATGTAAAGAACcataatgtattgtaataagGTTCAGAATTAAACACCAGTTGCAGCACTTGTATGAAGGCactttaattacaacaaatgagtgtaggttttatatatgtatttatttccatAGCGAAAGGCAGTACTCTCTTGTCATGTTTGTCGTCACATAAGTaataatgaagtaaataaGTAGTCAAGAAAGTTTTGACAATTTAAAGTAacctacaaaataaaaaaaaatatcaacttaaAATGgcgttgttttaaaatatttttatataaaataccttaactataatttactatataatgACTAAATGTtacaagaaattatatatttaactacaaaatatattaaaaccccaagaaaaataacgaatttatttctaaacgcTGCCACGAGCCATACAAAATGTTGCCATAATCAATGTAAATCttcacaaaatataacttaaaaaaaaaaaacaaaagacaaataaaaattattatcacatTCAAATAACTTGCTCCGATTCATTGCTAGTATCAGCGACATTGTTTCTGTACAGCTTTAAGTTAGATTCTGTGTAATCTAGAATCTTCCGGCTTGAATGCCTTATGTACAGCATCTGCTTGTGGTATATTTTCAGGGCACCCTTTATAGTTATATACGTAAGACCTCCTAGGATGGTCCTGTGCAAGTTATTTTGAACGGATCTAAAGAACATTTTTCCTATGATTGTTGATATTGTTGGTAGTAGCAGAGCCGAGCAGAATATTCTTGTTGGTGACAAATGTGATGTATTATTTTGACTGTTTGCCTGTTGTCCAGATACTATGGCACCCCTGTCACCTTCCACACTGAAGataaagcaaatatatatatatatatactataagaTATAATGTACTATATACgtgtatataagtattatataccTGTCTGGATGTATGTAATCCATAACCAAGATTTCAAGGACtttgttaattacatttaatttaataaaaatatgatttcgctccttttttacttttttcagaaactaaatattattttaagatacagATAGCTAACAAGGTACAAGAATATATTGGCATTGTGCCAAAAAACGACTTACTTGCCGAATGGTAGTATGTAACCTAGAGCCGGTATTTTAGCACAGTACTTTCTGAGGAATATAAGCACTGAATCTTCCCAATTGTACATCTTGGCGCTGATCAAAGTCACTGGTATGGTTGGAAGTAGAACCAGGAGTACAAGAGGATCAGCTGATTCCATCATTTCTAAGCCTTCCCTGTGACCTACgaccttaaaattttttggacATAATCAAATACACTTACATTCGAgacctttatttaatttgaaaagatTACGTTGATAGTTTTCAGATTGGAATGCGttgtactttatatattagaaaagaaaaaaatatttaacttggtgtgtgtgtgtgtgtttgtagtTACGTGTCACGTGGAatcatgttaattaattttaatttaaaattatgcttgttttataaacatttagttCGGATGGAATTGTATAAAAAGGGCCTTGTCTTAAATAATGCCcttgatgagatctaagattttcgcgagttttattcatttaaatgaaactaatatttttcggataaactacgcgtgatttatttttgtaaaaaaaacaacatactcccgacgtttatgttacttttcagcaaccgtgatcacgggcagacgagatgtgactAACCTCGACTTCGTATTCAAACGCCTATCGAGACATGTAATATGTGACATGTTTATAACAATCAtaatttcttctttatttaaaaatcattataacatAACTGAACTGAATACATTGATACAACAACAAGAgcatttatatactttttagtttaatagTTCCGTTActaattactataaaacacCTCAAACTTATTTGTTTGGCTGTATGTGAATTTATtgatcaattaataaattttacaaaaacctatgtatggaatataatatatactagttTATGCCCATGACATCGCCCTCTTGGAGTTCAGGATTGTAAAGTAAACAGTAGGCGCTAACCAAtagtcagcgccatctatggcCTGTGTCACGTGACTTCATAAACAATACACACGTGACAAGATCCCGCGGGAACGGTTTAAAATTTACGTCATGTCATGTCATCACGCGCGAACTATCTACAATACTGTAATCTGATCTGATACTGTAAAGTTTAATCAAATACCGTCGTATAGTTCTTGCGTGAAGTAGCAACAATGAACAAACATCATTATACTCAGAAACtttctcatttaatattagtacTAATAATACAtccatatatatactttttatccCAAAATCCCCGCGGGATCATTTGCAAAGCTCCGTGTAAAAACTTAGATTAATTCATTgcatatttattcaaaaaaaaaataatagaaaaatgcctcaatatttataacgaaTCTGTGGTAGACAAATAAAACCATGGCcgatatttatacatacattaggtatattactttttaaaatgtaggtCTTTTTTATGAGTCAGTATGTTCATAACTGTACTCTTTGATGCGTGTAGATTCAAATATTTacctttcaaaatattctattgaCATGCTAATTGTCACATTTTTAATGGGAAATCCTTTCATAACAGTAAGTATTGGTAAAGCtaactgtaatattttgttttatttgtcattgacatacatactttttgtgttataatagCGTGTACCGGATATATTCTAATTTGATTTGAatagcaatataaaaaaaagtatcgcGTTAATTGataattgacaaaaaatattaataatgtgttgttttgaataatattttaacagggAACGTAAATCACAGActcattttacatttaagtttgcgtcttttttttttatttattgccgTCATTGGCATGACAAACGTGACATTTGTAACGGTTGTCCAATAAATGTTTGTACAAATTGAGGCGTGCGGATAAAATAACACTAAGCTCTGAGTCGATTTCATAAAGAGAATTGGTTTAAGGATGAcgcgatgtttttttttttttaaacactcgTTTATTTTCAAGTGtcattttgtttgttgtatGACTTTATACAGCCTAAACTACATAAAACCTGTGTCCCTACGTCGTCTTTGTTAAAAAGTTGATCATATCTATAACGGAAATGGTTtaggagaatatttttttttccctaaaatttatgaaatttttatgaaaaatatcgtATTTAATCAGTGTTTGTGACTAGATGGGTCAATGAACTACGTGTAACCTATCTCagattacaaatttattttattttaatttaaaggaatTAACATACTATCATAACAAATTcggagtatttttttttagttatttgaagttttaataattaatttatttaataaatattattgtcatatGTTTACAATTAAAGGCGAGATCTTCAAAATCATATAATGGAAGAATCTATTTACCcagttttataaatcaatagaaCCTCATGACAATTTCGCTTTCATCTATCAAGCCagttaagaaaaacaaaataaaaaaaaattaccaatcACGTAACAATGtctttaatgaaaa
Proteins encoded:
- the LOC116774747 gene encoding E3 ubiquitin-protein ligase MARCHF5; the encoded protein is MPSDKKVSGLGSSASSQALQVSEDENVKSCWVCFATEADDRLAAWVQPCKCIGTTKWVHQSCLQRWVDEKQKGNITRKVLCPQCKAEYIVVFPSMGAFVALLDALEEITHKISPFIAGGVLLGSIYWIAITYGAVTVMQVVGHREGLEMMESADPLVLLVLLPTIPVTLISAKMYNWEDSVLIFLRKYCAKIPALGYILPFGNVEGDRGAIVSGQQANSQNNTSHLSPTRIFCSALLLPTISTIIGKMFFRSVQNNLHRTILGGLTYITIKGALKIYHKQMLYIRHSSRKILDYTESNLKLYRNNVADTSNESEQVI